A genomic segment from Siphonobacter curvatus encodes:
- a CDS encoding helix-turn-helix transcriptional regulator, with the protein MAENRIKAILAEKKINSVLLVEYLHKDASTISRWCNNKSQPHVNDLYKIAEFLKVDIRDLLVKTEWDTGPSPAEVLKTKREEIKMAKKSKKDKPKKRSAKLD; encoded by the coding sequence ATGGCTGAAAATAGAATAAAAGCTATCCTAGCTGAAAAGAAAATAAATAGCGTATTATTAGTAGAGTATTTACATAAAGATGCTAGTACTATATCTCGGTGGTGCAATAATAAGAGTCAACCTCATGTAAATGATTTATATAAAATAGCTGAATTTCTAAAAGTTGATATAAGAGACTTACTTGTAAAGACAGAATGGGATACAGGGCCATCACCTGCAGAAGTATTGAAAACGAAAAGAGAAGAAATTAAAATGGCTAAGAAAAGCAAAAAAGATAAACCTAAAAAACGTAGTGCAAAACTTGATTGA